In Haliaeetus albicilla chromosome 26, bHalAlb1.1, whole genome shotgun sequence, the sequence ctgaGCAATTCAGCTGCCATCCAAAAAGTGGTCCGGGTGCTTCCAAGTTAAAGTCTTCTATAGtggtaaaacattttaaatcgTAAGGGACATGGTCCCAGAGCCTGGCACGGCTTAGTGTCAGCTGGGGGTGAATGGGCCTCCACCCGtccattttctggaaaaattttCTGGTCAGTAGTAACTTGCAGCATCACTTAATAACGGCAGGGTGCAAACAGCTCACTCTCGTTGGATCACAGCAGATTTGGGGAGCGCCGGGCCACTGCTCCGTAGGAACTGATTTTGCAGCTCTCGCACTGAAGCAGCGTTTTGGTGCTGGAGATGCCCTGCAGCGGCCCAACCTCTCCTGTGCTTCTTCCTGGGCAGGAGATGGGCAGGGAGCGAGAGATTCCCCTTCTCGTGGGGTTCCTGATTCATGGGAACGGTGCCTGCTGGCTTTTAAACATCTCCATCGCCCCCCCACTCCCATAGCAATCCTCTCCTGGGCTGATAACATCCTGGCACCTCAGTGAATCCCCCTGGACTTTCTAAAGGCAAAGAGAAGACCGACTCCTAAGAAGCACTACGTACCCCCAGCTGCCAGGCGCCGTTGGGGTTCACCCCCAGAAGCTGCATCGTGAGTTGGGGTCCCCTGGCAGGTCCCCACCTTCGCTGCCCGCATttgcccccccatcccctgggACCGCAGGGACCACGCCATCCATCAGCTCCATCGCAGGGTGATTTTAGTCCTGCTTTACCCACAGCTGCTTTGCCACAGGTAAATATTTAACTGAAGCttgcttgttggtttttttttttttttaaagtgtttcctATTGCAGGGTTTCATTCTTTCAAGTGCTCACTGATGTATAAACAGATTAACAGGTGGAAGAAGTATTtgataaacagagaaaaaaggcttttcagaAAACCCTGTTCGGGTGTGATTTGAATCAGTCAGAGCTAATCGTGGAAGTGGCTAAACtaaaggaaatataaaaaaagaatactGATAACATATTTTTAGCCTGAAAGCAGGTTTCTTAACATGAGTAAAGCGCTGTATGCTGAACCGGCAAGAGGCATGTTTTCCGCACAAGATGCATAACCTATTTCTAACATATCTGAGGACAAGTATGTAAAGCTGGATGGGGTAAGATACACTTTATGACAGCTACTGCCTTTAAGCAATACAGCACTATATATAGGCCATATATTACTTATAAGACCTGGGATGTTCCAGTAGCTGGCACTTACctttcattacatttctactgaaTGTAAgcactttttctgctgttttattaaCGAGCCCCCAGTCTTATAAATACTTCTGCATGTTTGGCTCCGTCACTCTGGGCTTTCTCCGCCACATCAGGAGGGGCCGTAAAGGCAGCGCGGATgccccaggagcaggcagggacaggcagggacgGGCAGGGAcgggcagggacaggcagcaccGCAGCAGACCTCTGCTAAGGTGAGGAGCACCAAGTATTGAAAATGGTGCGGCTCTCCCGACTGCAAACACAGTACGGCTGAAAGTATGTGTGAAGCAAAGCCTTTTTCTCCCAATGTTCTGGACAAATATGGCCAAGTCTTGCACTGGCTcccaaaagaaagagaaaaaaaaccattttgttcgactttaaagaaaacttttgaTTTACCTTTAAGAGTTTGGGggttaaaattacttttaaaataactaaataaaagTAGAAATAGTTTTGCTTAACTTCaaaaatttctaaattaaagGTTTGAcctctttatttctttcatcttcataTTTTAACGCTGAACCTACTGTCACGAGTTTGCAGATTATGATGATCCAATTGGGGATCTTTTCCACTAAATAAACTATTTTGCTTGAAGTATTCAGCTTGTCTGTACTACGGCTCTCACTCACGTTTATCTCAGAAGCCCAGTGATCCTTCAGGCTGGATTTTCTTACAGGATTTTCAGGTTATAAACCATGTCCGTAACAATCGTCTTGCTGCTTTCGGCTGATCTGGCACTTGCTgcaattgtttttgttttaggattttttcttttttaaatcccttCTATGAATATATGATTAGGACAAGAAGGGAGGCCAGTATATTAAACTCCatcttaaaaaggaaatagatAATAACTTTGTGTAAAAGCTACTCAGTAAAGAACACTGCAGCTACTGACCTAGGCATGGGGAAATGCAGGGAATTTGCATTTGGCTTGAAAAAAAATGGCTGCATCTGCCACCAGCATCGACTCTGCCGTGCCCCGCGTCTCCGCGCTCACACTAAAGAAACCTctgataagatttttttaagcttaagCTGCCGGCGAAGCCAAGGAGAGGAGGAGcccagcagcatctcccagggatggggacacaagACCCCCCTAAGAGGGAGACAGGATTCGGCTCTTTCTCGGGCCATCCCCCATTAGCCGGGGTTGCATGTGGCTGCGTTGGGCTCACGGCCCCGCTGGTACCTGTGCCTCACAGACGAGGACTTTAATTAATTAGATAAAATATACTAACCGGGATAAATGCAAAATCGATTAGCACAGTGCTAAGGGTAGAAACCCTGTTAGTTACATGAACAGCGCTCACTGGGTAAAACACCTTTCTTTGTGGCACCCCTCACCCATTACTGTAGTGccataaacacagaaaacaaccTCAAGGACGACCCGGCATCATCACAAGCCTTCAGCCGCGTGTCTGAGAGATGGTGGCAGCAAGAAAATCCTCGCCTTCCCCCACTCGCCTCCCCTCCGTATCTGAAGGCTTTATTTGTTCATtagcattttttatttgcattcacAGAGGCTTAATGAGACGGCCATCCTGTGTTAAACAAAAATCAGCCACTGGGGAAGAGCCCATTAGTGGCTGTAAAGCAACATGTAACTGTCTCCCATGCAAAGCCGCTTCTTCCCGACCGTGCTTTGATGGCACTGACTGCTATTTAAAAGGGAAGGTTGCAGATTCCTGAGCAGTTCATCACTGCTAATTAGTCTTTGCCTTTTAAAGTTTGTTCAGCAGCTGCCCCGTGCTACGAACACATCCCTTTCCTGCACCCTCCCTGCAGCTATCGGGCCATGGGGCACCCCACGGCCACGGGCAAGTCCCCGGGGGCGGCTGCAGGGGcaaaggcaaggggaaacacaTCTGGGGGGGCTTCCACCGGCTCAGCTGGGCCGTGCGATTCCCAGTGCATAAGGGGCTGGTGCCGGGACGGACACCCCATTCTGCTCCCGCTGCGGGACCTTCGCTGGCCCCGAAAGCGGCCGACACAGCCCAGCGCCCGGCCAGTCCCCGTGTGCCCCCCTGCTCGGCCGCCACCAGCCACTCGCCCACAAAAGCAAACTTGACCCCGCTGCGCTGGCTCTGCCTCACCTGGGGCATGGCCAGTGATTCATTTCTACTGCCAAAGCCCTGTGTTGACATTGAAAGGGTGTTATCGCGGGTGCTGGTACACCGGTGAGGGTGTACCCGTTGGTATAAGAACAAAGCCGCAGCACTGCCCGTACCTGCAGACCCCAGCCGAGACCAGCACTGCCGCAGAGCCGCCGACATgaagcacctcctcctcctcgccatGCTCTGCCTTTCCTTGGCCAGCAGCTTGAAAAGGTAAGGGGGTCCCCCAGGGTGCACCCCAGCTCCCTGGGCTCTCGGAGGGACTTTGCCCCCAGGGTCCTGCCAGCACCGAGCACGGCAGTGATGAACGGGCAGAGTTGACACCCTGCGGCTGCACCGGCATGCAGGGACCACGCGgtgctttgctgctttgctcCCATCAGTCCGTCGGCTCCGTGGCCGTCTCCATCCCTCTGAGCAGACCCTGTCAGCAGCGGTGGGCTGCGGTGAGGTATGCAGGACGAGCAGCCAGCCGCAGCCGAGGTCTGTGCAAGCAGAACGGGCAGAAAATGCTGGCAGAAATTCACCTTGGCCCTGGTCCCCTCTCCCAGCCTGAAGGTCCTTTTCCATCAGTCGGTtgagctcctgcctgccccactgctgTGAGCAGGACTGCACTGAGGCGTGCGTGGTCTCCTGCCAGCTTTGCCCTTGACTTGCTGTCTCCTAAAACAGATCAAGTCCCCCATTTCGCTGCACCTCGGCTAGCAAGCGTTGCGGTGGGGAATGCAGGGGAGCAGGCTCTGGACCTGCATCCTGGCGGTGCTGGGACCCTCAGGGTGGACGTGGGGACTGCAGGACATCGGCAGCATCTGTGGCCATGGGTCAGTGACCAGGACCCTTGCTCCCCCAGGGTGACCCTGAAGCGGTACCCCTCCCTGAAGAAGTCGCTGCGGGACCGTGGGCAGCTCTCCCACTTCTGGAAATCCCACAGGCTGGACATGGTCCAGTACAGCGAGGACTGCACTGCCTTCACGGAGGCCAACGAGCCCCTCATCAACTACCTGGACGTAAGCGTGGTGGCATCGAGGGCTGGGGGGTACCGAGTCCCAGCAGCGTGCCGCAGACACACCAAAAGCACATTAGTTTGCATGAGCGGTCCCCAGTGCCCAAATGTTTCCCATAAAGCCCACGCCTGCTAACAGAGCATGCCTGCAGCCAGTGCCCCAGCGTGCcagggcttgctgcctgctcgCTCCTGCCTGGTCCTTTGTTCCCGGGAATGTGATGATGAGAGGGGACAAGGGACCACATTCATGGcagccctctccctgcctgctgcactcCCCAAGCCTGCAGTGCTCTCGGGCAGACGGCGACAAGACAGGTTTTCTCCAAAACTAACATATTTCGCGTGCATCAGAGAAGACCCCACCACAAAGGACCCAGAGCCAGAGGTGGAGGGTGTTCCCCAGGCTCTTCCCATTCCCCACAGCATGAGGGTCCTGTCCCCAAAGCCCCTGCCACTGTCTGCATCCCGCTGATGAGGGTCCCCTGGGGGCCCAGCCTTCCCGCTGAATCCAGCGGAAAGAGGATGATGCCCACACCCGCCATCCTGCCTTTTGTTCTCGGCTTGCCTTAAATATTTGGCTCCTTTAATTCACCTGGCATGATGTGGCCATGACAGATCAAACTCTGCCCCGGTACCAGCCATCCCCTGCACCGAACCCCATCAGTCCTCTGCAGACACCCTGGCACAGGCTCCCCTTTGCCAGGATTTCTTGCTGTGCCAACAGCTAACGGCTCCACTCTCTGCTAGATGGAGTATTTTGGGGAGATCTCCattgggacccccccccagaacTTCACCGTGATATTCGACACGGGCTCCTCCAACCTCTGGGTGCCATCTGTCTACTGCGTCAGCAAAGCCTGCGGTGAGTAGGGGCTCCCCGACCggccgtgtcccccccagccgGCTGCAGTGGGACCCCGGGTGACACCCCCGGGGTGGCCCCAGAGAGGCTGAGGGGCGGTCATCAGCACACACAGCCCAGGGACCTTTGGGGGGACCTCCCCACCCAGCTGAGCCCTCCAAGGTACACACGGATAACAGAAATCCAGGGTGGGGGGTGAGCGGGGGGAGCCTCAGCGCGTTTGTTTGCTCAGGCGCAGGCGGCAGTCACAGCACCAGCACCATCAGCCCGCGGGGAGATATCGCACGTGCTCTTTAGGCCATTCTTATGGGAGAGCctttaaacaaacaagcaaagatGATAGCACATAATATAGCCTGTCAGCAAGGGGCTGGGTGGCAGGAACAAGGCGGGCACAGAGAGCATGGCACGGCTCCGGGCTGGCTGCCCAGGGGCTCGGTGGGTGACAAGCACTGGGCTTGTTCGGGCTGTCGGCGCTGAGCCGGGTCCGGCGagtccagccctgctgccctgggaTGTGGAGCATCTCCGAGCAGCCCCAGGGCTCCTCGGGTTCTTCTAACAGAGCCCAAGAGGGGTTGGGAAAAATAGCTGGATGCAGCAGTGCCCGTGGGGCTGCTTCTGTCTGTAAAACAGGAACAGCAGTGCTGATCTTCAGGTCTCATAAAAATATTGCACGAGCTAATCCCGCTCCCCTTAACAAACCTTGCATCTTTCAGGCAGACTGAAACAGGGTAAGTTTTATCCCCCCTCAAAACGCCAGCATGCCCTGCTGTCTCATGAGCAGCCCTTTCCCTCAGCAGCATGCCCACGACACAGGCATTCCGGCAATGCCACGTTGCCCCATCGGTTTGCTCCGAGACCATGGCCGGAGCTCCTGGCATCCATGGCCACGCAGATAAATAGCATCTCTGCTGACAGCTCCTGTCTCCTTCCCCAGCTAAGCACACCAAGTTTCAGCCGTCACAGTCCAGCACATACCAGGCGATAGGGACCCCCTTCTCCATCCAGTATGGGACCGGCAGTCTGACGGGGGTCATCGGATCTGACCAAGTAGTCGTGAGTCACCTTTGGTTTCTCCTGCTCTGGGTGACATGCCTGGGACTTGCCTACAGACTCAGCACCACCATCaagccttctcctccccacagGTTGAGGGCCTCACCGTGAGCAACCAGCAGTTTGCAGAGAGCGTCAGTGAACCAGGAAAAACCTTCCTGGATGCCAAATTCGATGGGATCCTGGGGCTGGCTTACCCCTCGCTGGCCGTGGATGGGGTCACCCCTGTCTTCGACAACATGATAGCACAAAATCTGGTGGAGCTGCCCATGTTCTCCGTCTACCTGAGCACGTATGGACACGGATTTGCTCCGGGCTTTTGCCTAGACTCAGGCATTGCTTTTAGAGGGAGCTGCTAAAATAAGGATGTTTTACTGAGATAgtaaaaggtttttttggtaCCATGCCGAGCATCGCACAGCTCAGGCCTTACAGGAATAAAGCAAATGACCTTAAGCATTTGTGGGAAGCGAGTGGGTATAAATCCacccatttaaaatgcaatgtGCAAAGTAAAAGAGAGGAAATCCCTcacatctcctcctccctccaggaATCCTGAATCCTCCGTGGGAGGAGAACTGCTTTTTGGTGGCTTCGACCCCTCTCGCTTCACGGGGACCCTGAACTGGGTGCCGGTCACCCAGCAAGGGTACTGGCAGATCCAGTTGGACAAGTGagtggtgctgggcagggagggaagggttgggctggagcaggggagcaggacAAGTCCCTCCTggtccttttctctttcctcctcctccagcatccAGCTGGATGGGACAGTGGCTTTCTGCGTGAACGGCTGCCAGGCCATCGTGGACACCGGGACGTCGCTCATCACAGGTCCCACCAAGGATATAAAAGAATTGCAAAACTATATTGGTGCCACACCTGTGGATGGAGAGGTGAGAGcgagggtggggagaggagggggggcaAAGCCCTGGGACCCCCATCCCGCCAGGAGGGACCTGCCGTGGACCAGCACCGCTGAGCCCCCCGGCTGTTTCGCAGTACGCCGTGGAGTGCAGCAACCTCAACGTGATGCCCGACGTGACCTTCACCATCAACGGGCTCCCCTACACGCTCAGTGCCCAGGCCTACACCCTCATGGTACGGCTGCAATTCCCAATGGCTCCGGGGACAAAGGTGGCCCAGAGCCACGCCGGGAGCTGAGCCACGAGTCCCAGCGGGTTCAAGCCCCGCTGCTTCGTGCATGGGACCTGCAGTCACCATTCCTGCATGTTTCCATGTGCATGAGGCTCTCGGGTTTGTCCCCAGCTTTGCATTTCTCCTTTCCCAGGAGTACAGCGACAACATGGCCTTCTGCACCAGTGGCTTCCAGGGGATGGACATTGCCCCTCCTGCCGGACCCCTCTGGATTTTGGGTGACGTTTTCATCCGTCAGTTTTACTCCGTCTTTGACCGTGGAAATAACAGGGTGGGGTTGGCCCCTGCCACCCCTTAGGGCTGTGGCATcccatggggcaggaggggaacgGAGCCGCTGGGCTGCTGCCctcgggcagggcaggggattTCACCGCTGCATTGGTGTCCCTGGAGGTGATGAAGACACCTGGGGACTGGGGCTGAAGAGCCCAGCAGAAGTTCAGTCCACACCAGGAAGCCATTTAATAACGAAtataaaaatgtcttgagcAGGTCTGTGATCTGCTTTGCAGATTCTCTTTCTTCACACACGGGTCAATAAAAgctttaataaaacaaaacctgccACGCTCATGTTGTAATTAGCACAGCAGCAACCCTGCAGATCTCGACTGGGTTGCACTGGAGTGTTAAATCCTCCTTGCCCAgaccctgccctcctccctggTGAGCTAAAAGCCTCGGTGCAGCCACGGCACTGCCGGGGCTGCGCGCCCGATGTTACCGGAGTTTCCCTGCTCTGGAGGGAGCCTTGGTggtgcaggagatgctggaTCTGACAGGTTGGCCTCCGTGGTCCTTAGCTGGGATTTCCAGCCGGGCAGAAGAGAACACTTTGCTCGGGTAGGGCAGAAAGTCCCCAGAGCCGGCTCTGGGCATCCCTGAGCTCCCTGCTGAGCCCGAAAGGTAACGAGGAGACTGGAGAGACCCTGGGGCTCTTTCTGTGCCACAAAACTCCCGGAACAACGGGTGATTTCCAGTGAATTTTGCTTTGATCCCCCGGGGCGCTTGCAAAGACAACGTGGTTGGTGGGTGCACGAAGCGAGAGAGGCCAAACCAGCTGCCAAGTTCTGCAACCTGCggctgggctggctgggagggtggcaggggctgggggggctgtgagggccagcggggggctgcggggggccGCTGGCCACGGGGGTCCCCCAGGAGTCACTGCGGCGCATGTGACTTGCTGACGGTGCAAGAGATGCGGGAGAAAGCATGAGCAATCGTGGCTCATGCATGAGGCATCCCGAAACACGCATGGAAGGCAGCGAGAAAGGGAAGCACAGAGAAGGGTTATTTTTATCCGTGCCTTTGCTCAGCTTTCCTGAAGTGAGGCCCTGCAGAGGGCTGGCATCGAGGTCGAGGTGCCAGGGCCCCCGTGGCCAGGGCCAGGCTTCGTGCCTGCTGCATCTTTCCCAGACTGGAGGGTTGGGTCTGCGAGCGCTGGAAAATTCAGATCTGATTGTAAACTTTGCGGCTCAGCCTTGTCGTTTGCAAGAGAAGAAGATATCTGCCTTACTCAGAAACATTGATTGTGCCACTGACCAGCATATGGTTTCTGTAACCGGTTCCTGTATTGACTTCACCTCAGCTGTGCTTTCCCCAGGCACGACACAGATAAGATGCCAGGGCAGCTGGACAAAggtctcctctccctcttccagCTTAACTCTCAGCACGCCAAGGTGCTGCTGGGCACCAGCCCATCACCGCAGCTGTAGGCAGCAGGGGAGCAACCAGCTTCCCCAGCATGATGAGGGACCACTGGCCGGCAGCCAGAGGTGGCCCAGCCTGGACTCGATCAGGACTGCTCCGGTGCAACGTGCTCTTGGGATCCCAGAGCATGCCACGTCTTCCTggcaggttttggggggtcctctccagccctcctccccacccacgGCAGATGCTCAGGGGATGTTGCTCCAGCAAATACAGAGCATCCCAATAGGGAGCAACCCGCCTCCCGCTGTCCCCCGGGGAGCAGAGGTGGCTGAACAGCCGTAGGGAACAGTTTAGTCACTTGGATGCCTTTTagctttcttccccttccctcactGTCACTGCCCTGCAAGTCTTGCTGCTGGGAACAGCCCGTCCTCTCCTTGTCCACACGAGCCTTTCCTCTGGACGTGGCAGTCCCAGCCTGTGTTTCGTCGTCTCCTAGCTGCGAGATCTTCCTCATAGTCACAGGGCACAAAAccccatgtttttttcctcagaattgCTGACTTGGTGAAGCAATCAGGACAGGGTTGTAGCTGTGgttgcaggagctgctgagcaaCAATTTGGCCATCACCTCCTCTAAACCACTGCTCCCACTGCTCCCACCGCCTTCATGTGGGGCGAAGCTCACACCAGGAGCTGTAAGGAGAGCAGGAGCTTTgggaaaataccttttcttgTGAAATCAAACAAAAGCTGGAGCCGGCGCTGAGCCCGGGCTGGGCGCCCTAATGGGTATGGCCCCTCCTGCCCAGAAGCAGAAGTGGCTGCGAGCATCGGCTGTAGCAATGTGACCACAAACCCCATCTCCACCAGCGTGGAGCGGCACCAATCATCTGACCGGGTGAGCAACCTCCATCCCACCGGGCTTGGAGGGACACGCGGAGAGGAATGAGGGCAGAAGTAGTCGGGGGGGGAGGTTGGACAACAGAGTCTTGCTGCAAGGGCAAAGGTGAAGCGGCATGATGAAAATAGGCTGAAAACAGGGAGTAAGGGAAACATCAGCCTTTTACCCACCACCGGTGAGAATTGGCTCAGGTGCTTCTCCTGCCTCATCCCAGCTCCTCCCTGCGCTTGCcctgtggggggaaaaaaacagatttttctggcCAGACAGGTCCCAAAATTACacctgggaaggaggaggagaagggctgcCCTGCTGAGTGCAGCGATCTTCCCTGAGATCCCATAAGGGatgactacagaaaaaaaaaaaaaaagtctacaaaAATGAGGCAGCCagtgggaaagcaaaagccagtgGTCTCAGAGGGaccccatgcctggggacgcgggggggacacccaggttccccctgtgtccccaggcGCAGGGTGCCTCTGAGGCCACCAGCTGTTGTTGTTCAGGCTGAGGGAGCCAGGAGGGTTCACAGATGGAGGGGACACCCCTCTCCCAGTGCAAACCCCAGATCCTACTGAATTCTTGGGAAAGGCTCAGGAGCTGTCCTTGCACACCGGGGagcacagctctgcctttgcAGCCACAGCCAAGTAGGTTTTCCCACGTCAAAGAGCTGTGGCCACCAGCCTGATGCTCAGAGAGACATCCAGAGGCTTCCTCGGTTGCTCCATGGTGGCAGCTGAGATCCCCAAAATCCCACTTGAAGTTTGAACACATCAACCTCCAGGAGCTGCCACCAGGTCTCATTACTGGGGCTCCCATCCTGACATGGTCCCCTCCTTTTGGGGTGCTTGCGGGATGCTGGCATTGACCAtgggtgtggggtgggagccCCTAAGACTGGGCATTGCAGGGACGTGGCCCAGTGTACTGAGGGGCTGCAAACACTCCGGCTTTCCATCCtgcccctctcctgcctgcaaaaGGAGACGAAGCCGCACAGAGCCCACAGCCCCCTCAAATGGACCCCTGCCCATCTGCTCCCCCCTCTCTGCTGGACCAAgcccccagcccaacctcccctgccaccaTCCCCCACTGTTCCCAGCTCCTGAAGCCACTTATCCCATCCCACGCTATCATCTGAGCTGCCTGAGCAAAGTCCAGGGTGGCTCCCACGGGCTCCAGGGATGCTGCTGATAGCCCTGCCAGGCTTTTGTTCTCAACCCTAAGTAATTACTGGCAGGAACACAGATAAGGAGTCCTGGGGAGGTGGGTAAAAGGTACTGGGGGATCCTGAGCAAGAGAAGAGGCCAAAAGTCAATGCCAAAGCCCAGGGGATGAGGGGAGCCTTGTTCTCTTTCCTCTATCAGAGTCTGAGCAGGGGAGAGCCTGGCAGAGCCCCAGAGCCGAGGGAAACGCCGTGACATCCCAGCACCCGCCCGTGGCTCCTCCGCCGGCTCCGGCAGGATCTCGGCCCCTTTCTGCTGATGTCACGGTGCGGGGCCCCACAGCCGCCTTCCCCAGGCGGCGAGCAGGCGGGAATCAGCGCCGGAGCCGGCCGCCCTTTCCTGGATCCTCCTCTTTCATCTCTTCCGTCCCCGGGACGCAGGCTGGAAAGGAGCCGAGAGCCTTGGCCGCCCGGCAGACGGATGCCCCGGCAGGTGAGTGCACTGCCCTCcagcccccggggctgcggccgaGACCACGGCTGAGCAGGGGATCCCCAGAGCAACAGCCGGTGGGCAAAAACATTGGGAAACTCCATTTTGAGTTTAAAACCGCCTGGCCTCCGAGAAAGCTGTCCAGCGCTAGCAAAAAGACTGGAAAGTTTGTGTATGCTGAGACATGAAGCTCTGCCTGTGCCAAAGATGCTGCCCACGGCCGGGCTGGGGTGGCAGAGGGGGTGCGGGAGAGCCTGGACCCCACGGCCGAGAGCCGCCCTGGCAGGGGCGATGTGCCAAGGGGGAATGGCACAGGACTGGCCAACGCATCGGGGAAAAATGCAGAGATGAGGCTGTCAGTAAGTATTTCCATCTGCACCTTGGCCAGTGCTCTGCCTGACGCTGCCACATGGACGGGGCTGCTGAGACCACCGGAGGATGCTCgtccctgcctggggagggggttTGCTGGAGGTGCTTGGGGCTCCTGCCTCTGGATCGCCGGGCACAGAGCACGTGGGGACACCAGGACATGTTGGGGATGCAGCCTGCGGGGAGTCTTTTGGGGTGCTCCCAGGCTGGGTGGCATCCCTGGGCTGTGCTTGGGGTACCCAGGAAAGTCCAGCTGACCATGGTCTTCTTTAATAACTGTAATTTTCCCCAGGACCCCCGGTGTGTGCCAGGTTTAGGGGGAGGGATTGCACTttagagggagagggagaggcagggaagTTAGTTGCTCACAGCAGCTTTTAATGGCGATGATTTGGTGTGGTGCGGTGGCGTGTCTGGACGTGCACCGGCACCTTGGGAGCCGGTCCC encodes:
- the CTSE gene encoding cathepsin E isoform X2, translated to MKHLLLLAMLCLSLASSLKRVTLKRYPSLKKSLRDRGQLSHFWKSHRLDMVQYSEDCTAFTEANEPLINYLDVSYFGEISIGTPPQNFTVIFDTGSSNLWVPSVYCVSKACAKHTKFQPSQSSTYQAIGTPFSIQYGTGSLTGVIGSDQVVVEGLTVSNQQFAESVSEPGKTFLDAKFDGILGLAYPSLAVDGVTPVFDNMIAQNLVELPMFSVYLSTNPESSVGGELLFGGFDPSRFTGTLNWVPVTQQGYWQIQLDNIQLDGTVAFCVNGCQAIVDTGTSLITGPTKDIKELQNYIGATPVDGEYAVECSNLNVMPDVTFTINGLPYTLSAQAYTLSDNMAFCTSGFQGMDIAPPAGPLWILGDVFIRQFYSVFDRGNNRVGLAPATP
- the CTSE gene encoding cathepsin E isoform X1 → MEYFGEISIGTPPQNFTVIFDTGSSNLWVPSVYCVSKACAKHTKFQPSQSSTYQAIGTPFSIQYGTGSLTGVIGSDQVVVEGLTVSNQQFAESVSEPGKTFLDAKFDGILGLAYPSLAVDGVTPVFDNMIAQNLVELPMFSVYLSTNPESSVGGELLFGGFDPSRFTGTLNWVPVTQQGYWQIQLDNIQLDGTVAFCVNGCQAIVDTGTSLITGPTKDIKELQNYIGATPVDGEYAVECSNLNVMPDVTFTINGLPYTLSAQAYTLMEYSDNMAFCTSGFQGMDIAPPAGPLWILGDVFIRQFYSVFDRGNNRVGLAPATP